In one window of bacterium DNA:
- a CDS encoding tetratricopeptide repeat protein, translating into MVREEKRDFNNLEAKIAKIKDRKEKAEKLIELGKFYFLNEKYNEAIEKFKEASKIDEKNAEIYYNLGVVYESKNLPDEASRMYTKALELNPGHQLASKHLEKIVGK; encoded by the coding sequence ATGGTTCGAGAGGAAAAGAGAGATTTTAATAACCTTGAGGCAAAGATTGCCAAGATAAAAGACCGAAAAGAAAAAGCAGAAAAACTTATTGAATTGGGTAAGTTCTATTTTCTGAACGAGAAATATAATGAAGCAATTGAGAAATTCAAAGAAGCATCTAAAATTGACGAGAAGAATGCAGAAATTTACTATAACTTAGGTGTTGTATACGAAAGTAAGAATTTACCCGATGAAGCCAGCCGGATGTATACGAAAGCGCTGGAGCTCAATCCCGGTCATCAACTGGCGAGCAAACATCTGGAAAAAATAGTGGGGAAGTGA
- a CDS encoding TrkA family potassium uptake protein, translating to MKQCVVLGLGIFGASVAKALAERGCEVLAIDEGEEKVKGISDIVTQAVQADATDEKALRALGVDKMDIAIVSTGENMEASILTTLLMKELGIKTIVAKAVSPSHGTVLRKVGATRVVFPERDMGVRVAENLAAPDILEHISLSPEYSILEVRAPKSFIGRSLKEIDVRAKHGVDIIAIKRKLPCLTDTGESDFKEEILITPGAEEEVADGDILVVLGDNKNIDKLRKL from the coding sequence ATGAAACAATGTGTTGTGCTTGGTTTGGGGATTTTCGGAGCCTCTGTAGCTAAGGCTCTTGCAGAAAGAGGCTGTGAGGTTCTGGCGATTGACGAAGGTGAAGAGAAAGTTAAAGGGATATCTGACATCGTTACACAAGCAGTGCAGGCCGATGCAACCGATGAGAAGGCTCTGCGTGCCCTGGGTGTGGACAAAATGGATATAGCGATTGTCTCTACTGGGGAAAATATGGAAGCAAGCATTCTGACAACTCTCCTGATGAAAGAGTTAGGGATTAAAACTATTGTGGCTAAAGCTGTCTCTCCTTCTCATGGAACTGTGCTGCGCAAGGTTGGGGCAACGCGTGTGGTTTTCCCTGAGAGAGATATGGGAGTTAGAGTTGCAGAGAACCTTGCTGCCCCGGACATTCTGGAACACATATCTTTATCTCCAGAATATAGTATTCTGGAAGTTCGTGCTCCAAAAAGTTTTATCGGAAGGAGCCTGAAAGAGATTGATGTACGGGCAAAACATGGAGTAGATATAATTGCCATTAAGAGGAAACTTCCTTGTTTGACCGATACAGGGGAGTCCGATTTTAAAGAAGAGATTCTGATTACTCCAGGAGCAGAGGAAGAAGTTGCCGATGGCGATATTCTGGTGGTTCTGGGGGATAATAAAAACATAGATAAACTGAGAAAGTTATAA
- the pheS gene encoding phenylalanine--tRNA ligase subunit alpha — protein sequence MADRIEELRKLFRQEIARITTPEELEKLRIKYLGRKGLLIEIFKTISSLPAEQRPKAGELANRVRNDAFSEWNKKKKEIELKKEEVKEEKEAIDITLPGKKFSLGKKHPITLILDEIKNIFVSLGFCIVDGPEVETEYYNFEALNMDLHHPARDMWSTLYIKEGVLLRTHTSPVQIRVMEKQSPPLAIIAPGKCYRRDAVDASHSPMFHQVEGLLVDEGVSFAHLKGVLTHFCHRMFGAETKVRFRPSFFPFTEPSVEVDIQCVICAGKGCSVCKQSGWLEILGAGMVNPRVFEFVKYDTKKYTGFAFGMGVERIAMLRYGIDDMRLFFENDRRFLKQF from the coding sequence ATGGCAGACAGAATAGAAGAGTTAAGAAAATTATTTAGGCAAGAGATTGCCAGGATAACTACTCCCGAAGAGTTAGAGAAACTGAGGATTAAGTACCTGGGAAGAAAAGGTCTACTTATAGAGATTTTTAAGACCATTAGCAGCCTACCGGCCGAACAGAGACCGAAAGCCGGGGAACTTGCCAACCGGGTTAGAAATGATGCGTTTAGTGAATGGAACAAAAAGAAAAAGGAGATAGAACTCAAGAAAGAAGAGGTAAAAGAGGAGAAAGAAGCAATTGATATTACGTTGCCTGGTAAAAAATTCAGTTTAGGGAAAAAGCATCCGATTACTTTAATCCTGGATGAGATTAAAAATATATTTGTCTCTTTAGGATTTTGCATTGTGGACGGTCCGGAAGTGGAGACAGAGTATTACAATTTCGAAGCTCTCAACATGGATTTACACCATCCCGCAAGAGATATGTGGAGCACACTTTATATAAAGGAAGGGGTGCTTTTACGCACTCATACTTCCCCAGTTCAAATTCGGGTTATGGAGAAGCAATCTCCTCCTTTAGCTATTATTGCCCCTGGCAAATGCTACCGCCGAGATGCAGTCGATGCTTCTCATTCGCCGATGTTCCATCAGGTGGAGGGACTTCTGGTTGATGAAGGGGTCAGCTTTGCCCACTTGAAAGGAGTTCTTACCCACTTTTGTCATCGAATGTTCGGTGCGGAGACTAAAGTTCGCTTTCGACCCAGTTTTTTCCCCTTTACAGAACCGAGTGTAGAAGTTGACATTCAATGTGTTATCTGTGCAGGTAAAGGCTGTTCTGTCTGTAAACAGAGTGGATGGTTGGAAATTCTGGGTGCGGGCATGGTCAATCCTAGAGTGTTTGAATTTGTGAAGTACGATACGAAGAAGTACACTGGCTTTGCTTTTGGCATGGGTGTGGAGAGGATTGCCATGTTGAGATATGGCATAGATGACATGCGCTTGTTCTTCGAGAATGACCGTAGATTTTTGAAACAGTTCTAA